A single window of Candidatus Manganitrophaceae bacterium DNA harbors:
- a CDS encoding PilZ domain-containing protein — MSAGTAVFYERRKSIAPIDFTDRRRAERRSNLESPSSERRRLASQLRRFDREVIRIPVHLHVDGKEISGHTQNISLSGLLILISDPLPAGTPVTLQISFGESFCYLNISGQVVFCSAGKNNGTNHYISGIKFSAIHDFDQKILSTAIHALKQNTITEGKSSVSVTIAKDNMSQGILDFHYQTLKSLEEKVRPAIRKSTVHASKIVGWGSYLPPQEITAEEINKMFRAEGYKNVGAVVETLTGIKSRRYASADLFPSDLAGMAARDALNNAGMDAKDLDVIIYCGIAKDFDEPATAIVVQDKIGAKDAYAFDLVNACNGFVTGIDILDSMIASGRCENGMVVTGEKVSIAIDWEPKTKDDFKLCIFSYTIGDAGGAAVLTRATVNEPRGIRARWFSSNSEYWRLALAGTLEGANEHNKFFRSHGTDLETAAVKLAPKGLEKIMQILNWNMEDISLVIPHQIPTTFTDNLYHKAMGIPHDKLMWTFPYYGNIATASMPIAMCEAIRTKRVKQEDKVLLAGIAAGFSVGLIGLIS; from the coding sequence ATGAGTGCAGGAACGGCAGTATTCTATGAGAGAAGGAAGAGCATCGCACCGATTGATTTTACAGATCGGCGGAGAGCCGAACGAAGAAGTAATTTAGAGTCCCCTTCGTCCGAGCGGAGGCGCCTCGCCTCGCAACTTCGGCGATTTGATCGAGAGGTCATCCGCATCCCCGTTCATCTTCATGTAGATGGAAAAGAGATATCAGGACACACTCAAAATATCAGCTTGAGTGGACTGCTTATATTAATTAGCGATCCTCTACCAGCAGGCACTCCGGTCACTCTTCAGATTTCTTTTGGCGAAAGTTTCTGTTATTTAAACATCAGTGGTCAAGTTGTCTTCTGTAGCGCGGGAAAAAACAATGGGACTAATCATTATATAAGTGGAATTAAATTTTCTGCCATCCATGATTTCGATCAAAAAATACTTAGCACGGCCATTCACGCACTCAAGCAAAATACAATAACAGAGGGGAAGTCATCAGTGAGCGTTACCATTGCTAAGGATAACATGTCCCAAGGTATTTTAGATTTTCACTATCAAACCTTGAAATCTCTTGAAGAGAAAGTAAGACCTGCTATTCGAAAATCGACTGTTCACGCGTCAAAAATTGTCGGCTGGGGCTCCTACCTGCCACCCCAAGAGATCACGGCCGAAGAGATTAATAAAATGTTTAGAGCAGAAGGGTACAAAAATGTCGGAGCGGTTGTTGAGACTCTCACCGGGATTAAGTCACGGCGCTATGCTAGCGCCGATCTTTTTCCCTCTGATTTAGCAGGTATGGCTGCTCGAGATGCGTTGAATAATGCGGGTATGGATGCAAAAGATCTCGATGTAATTATTTATTGTGGTATAGCCAAAGACTTCGATGAACCCGCCACTGCGATTGTGGTTCAAGATAAAATCGGAGCAAAGGATGCTTACGCTTTTGATCTGGTCAATGCCTGTAATGGATTTGTTACCGGCATAGATATTCTTGATTCTATGATTGCTTCCGGACGATGTGAAAACGGCATGGTGGTAACGGGCGAAAAAGTATCAATCGCGATCGATTGGGAACCAAAGACAAAAGACGATTTTAAATTATGTATCTTCAGCTATACTATTGGGGATGCAGGCGGAGCAGCAGTCTTGACGAGAGCAACGGTGAATGAACCCAGGGGAATACGTGCGAGATGGTTTTCATCAAACAGTGAGTACTGGAGACTCGCACTTGCGGGCACCCTTGAAGGAGCAAATGAACATAATAAATTCTTTAGGTCCCACGGGACTGACCTGGAAACAGCTGCTGTTAAATTAGCTCCGAAGGGATTAGAAAAAATCATGCAGATACTGAATTGGAATATGGAAGACATCAGTTTAGTCATACCTCACCAGATACCTACAACGTTTACAGACAATCTATATCATAAGGCAATGGGAATTCCGCACGATAAACTAATGTGGACATTTCCATATTATGGAAACATTGCTACAGCCAGTATGCCCATTGCAATGTGCGAAGCAATAAGAACAAAAAGAGTTAAACAGGAAGACAAAGTACTATTAGCCGGGATTGCTGCTGGCTT